In Microbacterium paraoxydans, the following are encoded in one genomic region:
- a CDS encoding alpha/beta fold hydrolase encodes MDSISRPDDVAPISYTELAPSGAPARWIVLVHGGGASNEYYLETPDGRQGWAARFVSHGYGVLVVDWLGLSYEAAQHVDDRAASARLDYESVCRGMGVFLSGLGRNVVLVVHSMAGPIGFRLLETHGDLIDGLVAVAPGPPGNIQAVPEIVRESDQEVSIRGAAIDWTIPKMGFWEPTSAFVNDKAIGPSRRFPRECIEVFRRTLRPIPARMLYQRQNIGGSQMRIGPTDAFTNKPILVFTGGADTDHPSQLDQDIVAWLTDQGAAVTFWSSELPLLAGNGHSLMVEDNSDEIADEIARWITAL; translated from the coding sequence ATGGATTCGATTTCACGCCCAGACGACGTCGCGCCGATCTCGTACACCGAACTGGCGCCGTCGGGTGCGCCTGCTCGGTGGATCGTCCTCGTGCACGGGGGTGGTGCCTCGAACGAGTACTATCTCGAGACGCCCGACGGCCGACAGGGCTGGGCGGCACGATTCGTATCGCATGGCTACGGTGTGCTGGTGGTGGACTGGCTGGGGTTGTCCTATGAGGCGGCCCAACACGTCGATGATCGTGCGGCGTCTGCGCGGCTGGACTATGAGAGCGTGTGCCGAGGGATGGGCGTGTTCCTCTCTGGTCTCGGCCGGAACGTCGTGCTGGTCGTGCACTCGATGGCAGGTCCGATTGGCTTCCGCCTCCTAGAGACGCATGGCGATCTCATCGACGGGCTCGTAGCCGTCGCTCCGGGCCCGCCTGGAAATATACAGGCGGTGCCCGAGATCGTGAGGGAGTCCGACCAGGAGGTCTCCATCCGTGGAGCGGCCATCGACTGGACCATCCCGAAGATGGGTTTCTGGGAACCCACAAGCGCCTTCGTGAACGACAAGGCCATCGGACCCAGCCGGCGGTTCCCCCGCGAGTGCATCGAGGTGTTCCGCCGCACCCTTCGGCCGATCCCGGCCCGGATGCTTTATCAGCGTCAGAACATCGGTGGGAGCCAAATGAGGATCGGGCCGACCGACGCGTTCACGAACAAGCCGATTCTCGTCTTCACGGGTGGAGCCGATACCGACCACCCCTCGCAGCTGGATCAGGACATCGTGGCCTGGCTCACCGATCAGGGCGCCGCCGTCACCTTCTGGTCGTCCGAACTGCCTCTTCTCGCTGGGAACGGCCACTCGCTGATGGTCGAAGACAATAGCGACGAGATCGCTGACGAGATCGCGCGGTGGATCACGGCGCTCTGA
- a CDS encoding alpha/beta fold hydrolase, with the protein MQIVLVHGGWVGGWVWDGVADELRRMGHEVIAPTLRGLEDGDVDRSGVTMSMMARDLIDQVRELTQLDIVLVGHSGGGPLIQLVAEAMPERIGRVVFVDAWVLRDGETINDVLPDPLVAATKALASQSDDNTIVMPPELWAASMQDMSPFEQQQLAALEPRLVPAPAGWSDEPIRLDRFWASSIPSSYVFLAQDQAVPAEIYQAAAGRLDSPRTIEIDGSHLVMLTHPERLARALDAVIA; encoded by the coding sequence ATGCAGATCGTACTGGTGCACGGCGGATGGGTAGGCGGCTGGGTGTGGGACGGCGTCGCCGACGAATTGCGCAGAATGGGGCACGAGGTGATCGCGCCGACGCTGCGCGGTCTCGAAGACGGTGACGTGGACCGCTCCGGCGTCACGATGAGCATGATGGCGCGCGATCTGATCGATCAGGTAAGAGAGCTCACCCAGCTCGACATCGTGCTCGTCGGTCATAGCGGCGGAGGTCCGCTCATCCAACTCGTCGCTGAGGCGATGCCCGAGCGCATCGGCCGGGTCGTCTTCGTCGACGCCTGGGTGCTGCGCGACGGCGAGACCATTAACGACGTGCTCCCCGATCCGTTGGTCGCAGCGACGAAGGCGCTTGCGAGTCAGTCCGACGACAACACCATCGTCATGCCGCCTGAGCTCTGGGCCGCGTCTATGCAGGACATGTCCCCGTTCGAGCAGCAGCAGCTCGCCGCGCTCGAGCCGAGGCTCGTCCCAGCGCCGGCAGGCTGGTCCGATGAGCCGATCCGCCTCGACCGGTTCTGGGCGAGCAGCATCCCGTCAAGTTATGTGTTCCTCGCTCAGGACCAGGCCGTTCCCGCTGAGATCTACCAGGCCGCGGCCGGGCGGCTTGATAGTCCGCGCACGATCGAGATCGACGGAAGCCATTTGGTGATGCTCACGCATCCGGAGAGGCTCGCACGGGCCCTCGACGCCGTCATTGCCTAA
- a CDS encoding IclR family transcriptional regulator, with product MSGLSWIWFTSGTTPVAEPTTAVRVASRLGKEMPAHCTSTGKVLLAQLPREQLDRLYPDEQLSQVTPQSIRTKTELLAQLDLVAKQGYATNREESEEGVASVAVAVPSASGLRLAINASAPVFRLPPRKVKTLVALLDEAAVRLADLTS from the coding sequence ATGTCGGGGCTGAGCTGGATCTGGTTCACGTCGGGCACGACCCCGGTCGCGGAACCGACGACGGCGGTGCGAGTCGCTTCACGGTTGGGCAAGGAGATGCCGGCCCATTGCACCTCCACGGGAAAGGTTCTCCTGGCGCAGCTCCCGCGAGAACAATTGGACCGTCTCTACCCCGACGAGCAACTCTCACAGGTGACTCCGCAGTCGATCCGTACCAAGACCGAGCTCCTCGCACAACTGGATCTTGTCGCGAAGCAGGGCTATGCAACGAACCGGGAGGAGAGCGAGGAGGGCGTGGCCTCGGTGGCCGTGGCCGTTCCCTCGGCGAGCGGGCTGCGGTTGGCGATCAACGCATCTGCCCCGGTGTTCCGCTTGCCTCCCCGCAAGGTGAAGACCCTCGTCGCACTCCTCGATGAGGCAGCCGTACGTCTGGCCGACCTGACCTCCTGA
- a CDS encoding aldo/keto reductase, whose product MEVQWAGISLPNREATRTAVVGSATGVVPDVNQIQLSPDIARTVPRRAHEVLGIVTESWSPLGRGPELRENPTIVQIAADVGRTAAQVVLRWHVQQGLVPVPRSSDPKRLVENLSVFDFRLSTDQMATLASLDNGEAAARDSDLPENGH is encoded by the coding sequence GTGGAGGTGCAATGGGCCGGCATCTCCTTGCCCAACCGTGAAGCGACTCGCACCGCCGTCGTCGGTTCCGCGACCGGGGTCGTGCCCGACGTGAACCAGATCCAGCTCAGCCCCGACATCGCCCGTACCGTTCCTCGACGCGCGCACGAGGTGCTCGGTATCGTGACCGAGAGCTGGAGCCCGCTCGGCCGCGGGCCCGAGCTGCGGGAGAACCCGACGATCGTGCAGATCGCGGCGGACGTCGGACGAACGGCGGCACAGGTGGTGCTCCGCTGGCACGTGCAGCAGGGCCTCGTGCCGGTGCCGAGATCGTCAGACCCCAAACGCCTGGTCGAGAACCTCTCGGTCTTCGACTTCCGCCTTAGCACCGACCAGATGGCCACGCTTGCGTCCCTCGACAACGGCGAAGCCGCCGCGCGGGACTCTGACCTGCCCGAGAACGGTCATTAG
- a CDS encoding relaxase domain-containing protein, with protein sequence MPVPHRLHGGAGHDPDPRLRPRAPRTRLLAPPAERLNSTPPGSWLGSGLAYISGAVEPGGEVSEEQLRRLMGHGQDPNTSEQLGRPYRRFASTAERVARRLEKLPETLAPADRGAQVALIEAEEAGKPTGVFGEVGEAGEVLSGLDGEVAAVDFPVFVDLKQGFGGMLADVGVFGVVGGDLWPRLREFGQGY encoded by the coding sequence ATACCCGTACCGCATCGTCTACACGGTGGAGCCGGACACGATCCTGATCCTCGCCTACGCCCACGAGCGCCGCGAACCCGGCTACTGGCTCCACCGGCTGAACGACTGAACAGCACGCCGCCGGGCTCATGGCTCGGATCGGGTCTCGCGTACATTTCTGGCGCCGTCGAACCCGGTGGTGAGGTCAGCGAGGAGCAGCTCCGCCGTCTCATGGGGCACGGCCAGGACCCCAACACGAGCGAACAGTTGGGTCGTCCGTACCGCCGATTCGCAAGCACTGCCGAGCGAGTTGCCCGTCGGCTTGAGAAGCTTCCCGAGACCCTCGCTCCCGCTGATAGGGGTGCACAGGTGGCGTTGATCGAGGCGGAAGAGGCAGGGAAACCGACGGGTGTGTTCGGCGAAGTCGGTGAGGCGGGCGAGGTTCTGTCGGGTCTTGACGGCGAGGTAGCGGCCGTTGACTTTCCGGTCTTCGTTGATCTCAAGCAGGGCTTCGGCGGCATGCTGGCGGACGTAGGGGTCTTCGGCGTCGTCGGCGGCGATCTGTGGCCCAGACTTCGCGAATTCGGGCAGGGGTACTAA
- a CDS encoding type II toxin-antitoxin system RelE/ParE family toxin yields MTLAQREHPEAVAEFDATVRWYEDQEPGIGLALIDRARQARKDLDQWPNAAPPFTTADDGTVIRSKAVRGYPYRIVYTVEPDTILILAYAHERREPGYWLHRLND; encoded by the coding sequence ATGACCTTGGCCCAGCGAGAGCACCCCGAGGCCGTCGCGGAGTTCGACGCCACCGTGCGCTGGTACGAAGACCAGGAGCCAGGGATCGGCCTTGCGCTCATCGACCGAGCAAGGCAAGCCCGGAAAGACCTCGACCAATGGCCGAACGCCGCCCCACCATTCACGACCGCTGACGATGGCACCGTGATCCGCAGCAAGGCCGTTCGCGGATACCCGTACCGCATCGTCTACACGGTGGAGCCGGACACGATCCTGATCCTCGCCTACGCCCACGAGCGCCGCGAACCCGGCTACTGGCTCCACCGGCTGAACGACTGA
- a CDS encoding addiction module protein: MTPDTATLIRDGLALDADQRAVVANALLESLHDADDESEVDAAWRAEATRRLAEVREGAVDLVDADEHYERLRALLTA, from the coding sequence ATGACACCCGACACCGCAACTCTGATCCGAGACGGCCTCGCGCTCGACGCCGATCAGCGCGCGGTCGTCGCTAACGCCCTGCTCGAAAGCCTCCATGATGCAGACGACGAGAGCGAGGTCGATGCAGCCTGGCGTGCCGAGGCTACCCGGCGACTGGCCGAGGTGCGTGAGGGTGCGGTCGATCTGGTGGATGCCGACGAGCACTACGAGCGTTTGCGCGCCTTGCTCACCGCATGA